In Bradyrhizobium lablabi, one DNA window encodes the following:
- a CDS encoding outer membrane protein assembly factor BamD: protein MSAQRMTLELRRKLANVGRGRLGRQLRLATGLIALAIPLSGCGTGALWDKFLAKDDTFVDEPADKLYNEGLYLMNQRKDPKAASKKFEEVDRQHPYSDWARKSLLMSAYAFYNAGDYDSCIGAATRYVTLHPGSPDAAYAQYLIAASHYDQIPDITRDQGRTEKATAALEEVIRKYPTSEYAVSAKAKLEGARDQLAGREMNVGRYYMEKRDYTAAINRFKTVVTRYQTTRHVEEALARLTEAYMAIGIVGEAQTAAAVLGHNFPDSRWYQDAYNLVKSGGVEPSENTSSYISKAFKKLGLG, encoded by the coding sequence ATGTCGGCACAGCGTATGACGCTCGAACTGCGCAGGAAATTGGCTAACGTTGGCCGCGGCCGGCTCGGCCGGCAATTGCGGCTCGCCACCGGCCTGATCGCGCTCGCGATACCCCTAAGCGGCTGCGGCACCGGCGCGCTGTGGGACAAGTTTTTGGCGAAAGACGACACCTTCGTCGATGAGCCCGCGGACAAGCTCTATAATGAGGGCTTGTACCTGATGAATCAAAGGAAAGATCCCAAGGCGGCGTCGAAGAAATTCGAGGAAGTCGACCGCCAGCATCCTTATTCCGACTGGGCGCGCAAATCGCTGCTGATGTCGGCCTATGCCTTCTACAACGCCGGCGATTACGACAGCTGTATCGGTGCGGCGACCCGCTACGTCACCCTGCACCCCGGCAGCCCCGATGCCGCTTACGCGCAATACCTGATCGCGGCCTCGCATTACGACCAGATTCCGGACATCACCCGCGACCAGGGCCGTACCGAGAAGGCGACCGCCGCGCTGGAAGAGGTGATCCGCAAATATCCGACCTCCGAATATGCCGTTAGCGCCAAGGCAAAGCTCGAAGGCGCGCGCGACCAGCTCGCCGGGCGCGAAATGAATGTCGGCCGCTATTACATGGAAAAGCGCGACTACACCGCCGCCATCAACCGCTTCAAGACCGTGGTCACCCGGTACCAGACCACGCGGCATGTCGAGGAGGCGCTGGCCCGGCTCACCGAGGCCTATATGGCGATCGGCATTGTCGGCGAGGCGCAGACCGCCGCCGCCGTGCTCGGGCACAATTTTCCCGACAGCCGTTGGTACCAGGACGCCTATAATCTCGTGAAATCCGGCGGCGTCGAGCCGAGCGAGAACACCAGTTCCTACATCTCCAAGGCGTTCAAGAAACTGGGACTAGGCTAG
- the ftsA gene encoding cell division protein FtsA — MTGLDRNQTPKTRPMPQKRTALVASLDIGTSKIACMIARLKPCPPSDALRGRSHAVELIGYSQIQSRGVKAGAVVDLAECEQAVRQAVAEAERMAKVRVESVLLSVSGGRLHGQLIEAASDIRGGAVTSADVSRVTSTGMRHATGAGRTVLHALPVGYALDGVKGIRDPRGMVARQFGVDMNVVTSDATVAKNLMLVVERCHLNVEAMAASPYVAGLSVLTDDEADLGAAVVEMGAGTTTIATYSGGRFVHASGFSVGGHHITMDLARGLSACIADAERIKTLYGTVLTGGSDARELMSVPTTGDNELDVPQVVSRATIVNIVRHRAEEIFEMVRDRLADSPFAAEPKARIVLSGGAAQLTGFPELATQILGRPVRLGRPLGFGRLPNEAKSASFAVPTGLLVYPQYAHLEHVEPRHTRQLRTGTDGYFGKVGRWLREGF; from the coding sequence ATGACCGGCCTTGACCGCAACCAGACGCCGAAGACGCGCCCGATGCCGCAGAAGCGCACCGCGCTGGTGGCGTCGCTCGACATCGGCACCAGCAAGATCGCCTGCATGATCGCGCGGCTAAAACCGTGCCCGCCGAGCGATGCGCTGCGCGGCCGCAGCCATGCCGTCGAATTGATCGGCTACAGCCAGATCCAGTCGCGCGGCGTCAAGGCCGGCGCGGTGGTCGATCTCGCCGAATGCGAGCAGGCGGTGCGTCAGGCGGTGGCCGAGGCCGAACGGATGGCTAAGGTCCGGGTCGAATCCGTGCTGCTTTCGGTTTCCGGCGGCCGGCTGCATGGCCAATTGATCGAGGCCGCCTCCGATATTCGCGGCGGCGCCGTCACCTCGGCCGATGTCAGCCGCGTCACCTCGACCGGCATGCGCCACGCCACCGGCGCGGGCCGCACCGTGCTGCACGCGCTGCCGGTCGGCTACGCGCTCGACGGCGTCAAGGGCATCCGCGATCCCCGCGGCATGGTAGCGCGGCAATTCGGCGTCGACATGAACGTCGTCACCTCGGATGCCACGGTTGCCAAGAATCTGATGCTGGTGGTCGAGCGCTGCCATCTCAATGTCGAAGCCATGGCGGCGAGCCCCTATGTGGCGGGGTTGTCGGTCCTGACCGACGATGAAGCCGATCTCGGCGCCGCCGTGGTGGAGATGGGCGCCGGAACCACCACGATCGCGACCTATTCCGGCGGCCGCTTCGTCCACGCCAGCGGGTTTTCGGTCGGCGGCCACCACATCACCATGGATCTTGCGCGGGGCTTGAGCGCATGCATTGCGGATGCCGAGCGAATCAAGACGTTATATGGCACCGTGCTGACCGGTGGTTCCGACGCGCGTGAGTTGATGTCCGTGCCGACCACCGGCGACAACGAGCTGGATGTTCCTCAGGTCGTGTCCCGCGCCACGATCGTGAACATCGTCCGGCACCGCGCCGAGGAGATTTTTGAAATGGTCCGGGACCGCCTCGCGGATTCTCCTTTTGCGGCAGAGCCAAAGGCGCGAATTGTCTTGAGCGGGGGCGCGGCGCAGCTCACCGGGTTCCCCGAGCTTGCAACCCAGATCCTCGGCCGGCCGGTGCGGCTTGGCCGTCCGCTCGGCTTTGGCCGGCTGCCCAACGAGGCCAAGAGCGCTTCGTTCGCGGTTCCCACGGGCCTTCTGGTCTACCCGCAATACGCTCATCTTGAACATGTCGAACCGCGGCATACGCGGCAGCTGAGGACAGGGACTGACGGCTATTTCGGAAAAGTCGGACGATGGCTTCGCGAGGGCTTCTGA
- a CDS encoding cell division protein FtsQ/DivIB produces MDGAGRLARSLRSPRPQTDLKAAAIGAGMLLREWLASKRVVTGPSLEREPPHRLIAMIERYIPRRAGIAATVLILLGSTGFGVVKGGHLEELTSALSDTRNAIANSVGFRITTVAINGRKQLTQDEVLATGGVNGRSSLLFLDAATVRDKLKANPWIADATVLKFYPGQLQIDIVERTAFALWQQDGRLSVIADDGAVLEPYVSRRFLSLPLVVGKGAETRARDFLALLARYPQVNSVTKAVIFVGERRWNLRLKDGLDIRLPENDVGNALASLSRLDKEEKLFSRDIVAVDMRLPDRLTVQLSDEAAKAREELFKDKKSKKKAGDA; encoded by the coding sequence ATGGATGGTGCAGGACGCCTCGCTCGGTCGCTGAGATCGCCGAGGCCCCAAACTGACCTGAAAGCCGCCGCCATCGGCGCGGGCATGCTGCTGCGCGAGTGGCTGGCGTCAAAGCGTGTCGTAACCGGTCCATCACTCGAGCGCGAACCGCCGCACCGGCTGATCGCGATGATCGAACGCTATATCCCGCGCCGCGCCGGCATCGCCGCGACCGTGCTGATCCTGCTCGGCAGCACAGGCTTCGGCGTCGTCAAAGGCGGCCATCTCGAGGAACTAACCTCGGCCTTGAGCGACACCCGCAACGCGATCGCCAATTCCGTCGGATTTCGCATCACTACCGTCGCCATCAACGGCCGCAAGCAATTGACCCAGGACGAGGTGCTCGCGACGGGCGGCGTCAATGGCCGCTCGTCGCTGTTGTTCCTCGATGCCGCGACCGTGCGCGACAAGCTGAAGGCCAATCCCTGGATCGCCGACGCCACCGTGCTGAAATTCTATCCCGGTCAGCTCCAGATCGACATCGTCGAGCGCACGGCATTCGCGCTATGGCAGCAGGATGGCCGGCTCTCGGTGATTGCGGATGATGGCGCGGTGCTCGAGCCCTACGTCTCGCGCCGGTTCCTTTCGCTGCCGCTGGTGGTCGGCAAGGGCGCCGAGACCCGCGCGCGCGATTTCCTGGCGCTGCTCGCCCGCTATCCGCAAGTGAACTCCGTCACCAAGGCGGTGATCTTCGTCGGCGAGCGGCGCTGGAACCTGCGGCTCAAGGACGGTCTCGATATCCGCCTGCCGGAAAACGACGTCGGCAACGCGCTGGCGAGCCTGAGCAGGCTCGACAAGGAAGAGAAGCTGTTCTCGCGCGACATCGTCGCCGTCGACATGCGCCTGCCGGACCGGCTGACGGTGCAATTGTCCGACGAGGCGGCGAAAGCCCGCGAAGAATTGTTCAAGGACAAGAAATCGAAGAAGAAGGCCGGTGATGCATGA
- the lpxC gene encoding UDP-3-O-acyl-N-acetylglucosamine deacetylase: MKFSRQTTLRSQATVTGVGVHSGLPVSLTIGPAPVDAGFIFVRTGLEGCDREVQASPESVIATEFATVLGDREGPLVSTAEHVLAALRGMGVDNATIEVDGPEVPIMDGSAAPFVAAIDQAGIVNQSASRRFIQVLKPVQVTMGDSFGELRPYAAGFRAEVEIDFANPMIGRQNYVLDLSPERFRREISRARTFGCMNDVARLWSAGFALGASFENSVVFDETRLLNTEGLRYSDECARHKVLDVIGDLALAGLPLLAAYRSVRGGHKLNHAVLTALMADRSAWRVIEAETVRRSRAQTEVGSGMVGGLIAPAYSPDVS, encoded by the coding sequence ATGAAATTTAGCCGGCAGACAACGCTTCGGTCGCAAGCAACCGTGACAGGCGTCGGTGTTCACTCTGGTTTACCGGTAAGTTTGACGATTGGACCTGCACCTGTTGATGCGGGTTTTATTTTTGTCCGCACCGGACTGGAGGGTTGCGACCGCGAGGTTCAGGCCTCACCCGAATCCGTCATCGCCACCGAATTTGCAACCGTTTTAGGCGACCGCGAAGGTCCGCTGGTTTCCACCGCCGAACACGTGCTTGCTGCCCTGCGGGGCATGGGCGTCGATAACGCTACCATCGAAGTCGATGGACCCGAAGTTCCGATCATGGACGGTAGTGCGGCGCCTTTCGTTGCCGCGATCGATCAGGCGGGTATTGTCAATCAGTCGGCGTCGCGCCGCTTCATCCAGGTGCTGAAGCCGGTGCAGGTCACGATGGGTGATTCGTTCGGCGAATTGCGGCCCTACGCGGCCGGCTTCCGCGCCGAAGTCGAAATCGACTTCGCCAATCCGATGATCGGCCGCCAGAACTATGTGCTCGATCTCAGCCCAGAGCGGTTCCGCCGCGAGATTTCCCGCGCCCGGACTTTTGGATGCATGAACGATGTCGCGCGGCTCTGGAGCGCCGGCTTTGCGCTCGGCGCCTCGTTCGAGAATTCGGTGGTGTTCGACGAAACCCGCCTGCTCAACACCGAAGGACTGCGCTACAGCGACGAATGCGCGCGTCATAAAGTGTTGGACGTGATCGGCGATCTCGCGCTGGCGGGACTGCCGCTGCTTGCCGCCTACCGCTCGGTGCGCGGCGGCCACAAGCTCAACCACGCGGTGCTGACGGCCTTGATGGCCGATCGCAGCGCCTGGCGGGTGATCGAGGCCGAGACCGTGCGGCGCTCGCGCGCCCAGACCGAGGTCGGCAGCGGGATGGTGGGCGGCCTGATCGCCCCGGCTTACAGCCCCGACGTGTCCTGA
- a CDS encoding GIY-YIG nuclease family protein, translating to MAGLVPAIHVLHFLSMAGGYVYFLTNRPNGILYVGVTNDLVRRSFEHRSGFVDGFTKRYGLKRLVYFEKFDDIRDAIQREHNIKHWPRSWKVRKIVVDNPNWDDLYPTIAQ from the coding sequence ATGGCCGGGCTTGTCCCGGCCATCCACGTCTTGCACTTTCTCAGTATGGCAGGCGGGTACGTTTATTTTCTGACCAATCGACCCAACGGCATCCTCTATGTTGGCGTGACGAACGACCTCGTTCGCCGCAGCTTCGAACATCGCTCCGGATTCGTCGATGGCTTCACCAAGCGGTACGGGCTGAAGCGACTGGTCTATTTCGAAAAATTCGATGACATCCGTGATGCCATTCAGCGCGAGCACAACATCAAGCATTGGCCGCGCTCCTGGAAGGTCCGAAAGATTGTCGTCGATAATCCTAATTGGGACGACCTTTATCCGACGATAGCGCAGTAA
- the murB gene encoding UDP-N-acetylmuramate dehydrogenase, which produces MTFPDITPDLKAAMPDLRGRLLANQSLAELTWFRVGGPAQVLFTPMDEDDLAYFLAHLPEQLPLYVVGVGSNLIVRDGGMPGVVIRLSPRGFGETGTQDDIVSAGAAALDKRVAETAAAANLAGLEFFFGIPGTIGGALRMNAGANGSETRDVLLGATGVSRDGKKHTFTNADMKFVYRNSGVDPSIIFTSARFRGAPAAPEAIRARMNEVQTHRETAQPIREKTGGSTFKNPPGNSAWKLIDAAGCRGLRLGGAQVSEMHCNFLINTGAATGHDIETLGETVRARVMEISGIELHWEIKRIGIPR; this is translated from the coding sequence ATGACGTTTCCTGACATCACGCCCGACCTCAAAGCCGCGATGCCGGACTTGCGCGGGCGTTTGTTGGCGAACCAGTCGCTCGCCGAACTGACCTGGTTTCGGGTCGGCGGCCCGGCGCAGGTGCTGTTCACCCCAATGGATGAAGACGATCTGGCCTATTTCCTCGCGCATTTGCCGGAACAGCTTCCCCTCTATGTCGTCGGCGTCGGCTCCAATTTGATCGTGCGCGATGGCGGCATGCCGGGGGTGGTGATCAGGCTCTCACCGCGCGGCTTTGGTGAGACCGGCACACAAGACGATATCGTCAGCGCCGGCGCGGCGGCGCTCGACAAGCGCGTGGCGGAAACGGCGGCGGCGGCCAATCTTGCAGGGCTCGAATTTTTCTTCGGCATTCCCGGCACCATCGGCGGCGCGCTGCGCATGAATGCCGGCGCTAATGGCAGCGAAACCAGGGATGTCCTTCTTGGCGCCACCGGCGTCAGCCGCGACGGCAAGAAACACACGTTTACCAATGCCGATATGAAATTCGTCTACCGCAACAGCGGCGTCGATCCTTCCATCATCTTTACTTCCGCGCGGTTTCGCGGGGCGCCTGCTGCGCCCGAGGCGATCCGGGCGCGGATGAACGAGGTGCAAACCCACCGCGAAACCGCGCAGCCGATCCGCGAAAAGACCGGCGGCTCGACCTTCAAGAATCCACCGGGAAATAGCGCCTGGAAGCTGATCGATGCCGCCGGCTGCCGGGGCTTGCGCCTCGGCGGCGCGCAGGTGTCGGAGATGCATTGCAATTTCCTGATCAATACGGGGGCCGCGACCGGCCATGATATCGAAACCCTGGGCGAGACGGTGCGCGCGCGGGTAATGGAAATTAGTGGAATCGAGCTACACTGGGAGATCAAGCGGATCGGGATTCCAAGGTAG
- a CDS encoding D-alanine--D-alanine ligase family protein, protein MRITILFGGTNKERLVSVASAQALHAALPDADLWFWDVDDTVHATQPQLLENHSRPFEDPFKSGAPSIGRIEQALDIAKSEDRLLVLGLHGGMAENGELQAMCEGRGIPFTGSSSASSHLAFDKIAAKRFAEIAGVKAPKGVALEELETALAEYGKLIAKPARDGSSYGLIFVNATQDLAAVRRAANTEEYVIEPFIAGTEATCGVLEQLDGSVIALPPIEIIPAEGGFGFDYRAKYLAKATQEICPGRFAPEITAQLMDQALRAHKAMSCGGYSRSDFIVSAKGLVYLETNTLPGLTKASLYPKALKAKGIDFVDFLQDQIALAVKRAQK, encoded by the coding sequence ATGCGGATTACCATTCTTTTCGGCGGCACCAACAAGGAGCGGCTGGTTTCGGTGGCGAGCGCGCAGGCGCTGCATGCGGCGCTGCCTGACGCCGATTTGTGGTTCTGGGATGTCGATGACACCGTGCACGCAACGCAGCCCCAGCTGCTTGAAAACCATTCGCGGCCATTCGAGGACCCGTTCAAATCAGGCGCGCCCAGCATCGGCCGGATCGAACAGGCGCTCGATATCGCAAAATCCGAAGATCGCCTCCTGGTGCTCGGCCTGCACGGCGGCATGGCGGAGAACGGCGAGCTGCAGGCGATGTGCGAAGGGCGCGGGATTCCGTTCACCGGCTCCAGTTCGGCGTCGTCGCACCTCGCCTTCGACAAGATCGCAGCAAAACGCTTTGCCGAGATCGCGGGCGTGAAGGCGCCGAAAGGCGTGGCGCTGGAAGAGCTCGAGACGGCGCTGGCCGAATACGGCAAGCTGATTGCCAAGCCGGCGCGCGACGGCTCGAGCTACGGCCTGATCTTCGTCAACGCGACACAGGATCTTGCCGCCGTTCGTCGCGCGGCCAACACGGAAGAATATGTGATTGAACCGTTCATTGCAGGGACAGAGGCGACCTGCGGCGTGCTGGAGCAGTTGGACGGTTCGGTGATCGCGCTGCCGCCGATCGAGATCATTCCGGCAGAGGGCGGGTTCGGGTTCGACTATCGGGCGAAATATCTGGCCAAAGCGACCCAGGAGATCTGCCCCGGACGCTTCGCGCCCGAAATCACCGCGCAGTTGATGGACCAGGCGCTGCGGGCGCACAAGGCGATGTCGTGCGGCGGCTATTCCCGCTCGGACTTCATCGTCTCGGCCAAGGGTCTCGTTTATCTCGAAACCAATACCCTGCCGGGCCTGACCAAGGCCTCGCTCTATCCGAAGGCGCTCAAGGCCAAGGGCATCGATTTTGTTGATTTCCTGCAAGACCAGATCGCCTTGGCGGTAAAGCGCGCGCAGAAGTAG
- the ftsZ gene encoding cell division protein FtsZ — protein MALNLTPPDISELKPRITVFGVGGAGGNAVNNMITAGLQGVDFVVANTDAQALTMSKSQRIIQMGTQVTQGLGAGSQPDVGAAAAQEVLDEIRDHLSGANMVFVTAGMGGGTGTGAAPVIARTARDQGILTVGVVTKPFHFEGQRRMRTAEAGIAELHKVVDTLLIIPNQNLFRVANEKTTFADAFAMADQVLYSGVACITDLMVKEGLINLDFADVRAVMREMGKAMMGTGEASGDKRALTAAEAAIANPLIDDSSMKGARGLLISITGGKDLTLFEVDEAATRIREEVDQDANIIVGATFDESLDGLIRVSVVATGIEQALISRNAGAPSAPAVNAAAPGATPDSRLADLTARLRADNARLAERAQKLEATSPAPAAAAAPPRAASSVERAALAAIAAAVAPDVPQAAAAPLQPASYGDVTVRPIAQKPTLFPDHDVARVEVPEPATPETFIPQAAERPPVRTPRMPKFEDLPMPAQNEIRQARGEVEEDHPQKTRMSLLQRLANVGLGRRDEETEPPIAARASGPSMAPMPPLPERKSQRSVAQQIAANEPVSEYARRPAPQGLDVHGRPAPVAAAPQGDDHLDIPAFLRRQTN, from the coding sequence ATGGCACTCAATCTTACTCCCCCTGACATCAGCGAGCTGAAGCCGCGGATCACCGTCTTCGGCGTCGGCGGCGCGGGCGGTAACGCCGTCAACAACATGATCACTGCCGGCCTTCAGGGTGTCGATTTCGTCGTCGCCAATACCGACGCCCAGGCGCTGACGATGTCGAAATCGCAGCGCATCATCCAGATGGGCACCCAGGTCACCCAGGGCCTAGGGGCCGGATCCCAGCCGGATGTCGGCGCGGCCGCGGCCCAGGAAGTGCTCGACGAGATCCGCGACCATCTCTCCGGCGCCAACATGGTGTTCGTCACCGCCGGCATGGGCGGCGGCACCGGCACCGGCGCCGCGCCCGTCATCGCCAGGACCGCGCGCGACCAGGGCATCCTCACCGTCGGCGTGGTGACAAAACCGTTCCACTTCGAAGGCCAGCGCCGCATGCGCACGGCGGAAGCCGGTATCGCAGAGCTGCACAAGGTGGTCGATACGCTCTTGATCATCCCGAACCAGAACCTGTTCCGGGTCGCCAACGAAAAGACCACCTTCGCCGACGCCTTCGCGATGGCCGACCAGGTGCTCTATTCGGGCGTCGCCTGCATCACCGACCTGATGGTCAAGGAAGGCCTGATCAACCTCGACTTCGCCGACGTCCGCGCCGTGATGCGCGAAATGGGCAAGGCGATGATGGGCACCGGCGAGGCTTCCGGCGACAAGCGCGCTCTGACCGCGGCGGAAGCTGCGATCGCGAATCCTTTGATCGACGACTCTTCGATGAAGGGCGCGCGCGGCCTGTTGATCTCCATCACCGGCGGCAAGGACCTGACGCTGTTCGAAGTCGACGAAGCCGCGACCCGGATTCGCGAGGAGGTCGACCAGGACGCCAATATCATCGTCGGCGCCACGTTCGACGAGAGTCTCGACGGCCTGATCCGCGTCTCCGTCGTCGCCACCGGCATCGAGCAGGCGCTGATCTCGCGCAACGCCGGCGCGCCGTCGGCACCCGCCGTCAACGCCGCGGCCCCGGGCGCAACGCCGGACAGCCGCCTCGCTGATCTGACGGCGCGGTTGCGCGCCGACAATGCCCGTCTGGCCGAACGCGCCCAGAAGCTCGAGGCAACGAGCCCGGCCCCAGCGGCAGCGGCTGCGCCGCCGCGCGCCGCGAGCAGCGTCGAACGCGCGGCACTGGCGGCGATTGCAGCAGCCGTTGCACCTGACGTCCCGCAGGCGGCCGCAGCACCGCTGCAGCCCGCCTCCTATGGCGACGTCACAGTGCGGCCGATCGCGCAGAAGCCGACCTTGTTCCCGGATCATGATGTCGCCCGCGTCGAGGTCCCCGAGCCCGCGACACCCGAGACGTTCATTCCGCAGGCCGCGGAACGCCCGCCGGTTCGCACGCCACGGATGCCGAAATTCGAAGACCTGCCGATGCCGGCGCAGAACGAGATCCGGCAGGCCCGCGGCGAGGTCGAGGAGGATCATCCGCAAAAGACCCGGATGTCGCTGTTGCAGCGACTTGCCAATGTCGGCCTCGGCCGCCGCGACGAGGAAACCGAGCCGCCGATCGCGGCCCGCGCCTCGGGTCCGTCGATGGCGCCGATGCCTCCGCTGCCGGAGCGCAAGTCTCAGCGTTCGGTCGCGCAGCAAATCGCCGCGAACGAGCCGGTATCGGAGTATGCGCGCCGGCCCGCCCCGCAAGGGTTGGACGTTCATGGGCGCCCGGCACCTGTTGCAGCGGCGCCACAGGGCGACGATCATTTAGATATTCCGGCCTTCCTGCGCCGCCAGACCAACTGA
- the recN gene encoding DNA repair protein RecN has translation MLARLSIRDIVLIERLDIEFSRGLAVLTGETGAGKSILLDAFALALGGRGDAGLVRHGVEQGQVTAVFDVPKNHPAAKILKGNGLDDPGSENSGEMILRRVQLADGRTRAFINDQAISVQTLKAVGSALVEIHGQHDERALVDASTHRRLLDAFAGLEKDVAALEALWDARRAANNVLEEHRADMERAAREADYLRHASDELKKLTPKEGEETALAERRTTMMQGEKIASDLREAQEAVGGTHSPVPALSAAVRRLERRAGNSPALVEPAVKAIDAAINALEEADQHLNAALVAADFDPAELERIEERLFGLRAASRKYSTPVDGLAALAAKYAADVALIDAGADQLKKLEAAADEADKRYTTAAAKLSAARAKSAEKLDKAVNTELAPLKLERATFTTQIESDRESPGPQGFDRIEFWVQTNPGTRPGPLMKVASGGELSRFLLALKVVLSDRGSAPTLVFDEIDTGVGGAVADAIGARLSRLASKVQVMAVTHAPQVAARANQHLLISKDALDKGKRVATRVNALAADHRREEIARMLAGAEITAEARAAAERLLRAATA, from the coding sequence ATGCTGGCGCGTCTGTCGATCCGTGACATCGTCCTGATCGAACGGCTCGATATCGAGTTTTCCCGTGGCCTTGCGGTGCTTACCGGGGAAACCGGCGCGGGCAAATCCATCCTGCTCGACGCCTTCGCGCTGGCGCTCGGTGGCCGCGGCGATGCCGGTCTCGTCCGTCACGGCGTTGAACAGGGGCAGGTCACCGCCGTGTTCGACGTGCCGAAAAACCACCCGGCCGCGAAAATCCTTAAGGGCAATGGGCTGGACGATCCAGGTTCCGAGAATTCCGGTGAAATGATCCTGCGCCGGGTGCAGCTTGCCGATGGCCGCACCCGCGCCTTTATCAACGACCAGGCGATCAGCGTGCAGACCCTGAAGGCGGTCGGCTCAGCGCTGGTGGAAATTCACGGCCAACATGACGAGCGCGCGCTGGTCGACGCCTCGACCCACCGCCGCCTGCTCGATGCGTTTGCGGGGCTCGAGAAAGACGTAGCAGCGCTGGAAGCGCTCTGGGATGCGCGGCGCGCCGCCAACAATGTGCTCGAGGAGCATCGCGCCGACATGGAGCGCGCCGCGCGCGAGGCCGACTATCTGCGCCATGCATCCGACGAGCTGAAGAAGCTCACGCCGAAAGAGGGCGAGGAGACCGCGCTCGCCGAGCGCCGCACCACCATGATGCAGGGCGAGAAGATTGCGTCCGATTTACGCGAGGCGCAGGAAGCCGTCGGCGGCACCCATTCGCCGGTTCCGGCGCTGTCGGCGGCGGTGCGGCGGCTGGAGCGGCGCGCCGGAAACTCGCCCGCGCTGGTCGAGCCCGCGGTGAAGGCGATCGATGCGGCGATCAATGCGCTGGAGGAAGCCGACCAGCACCTCAACGCCGCGCTGGTCGCGGCGGATTTCGATCCCGCCGAGCTTGAGCGTATCGAGGAGCGGCTGTTTGGCTTGCGCGCCGCGTCACGCAAATATTCGACGCCGGTCGACGGCCTGGCGGCGCTGGCCGCGAAATATGCCGCCGACGTCGCGCTGATCGACGCCGGCGCCGATCAGTTGAAGAAGCTGGAGGCAGCCGCAGACGAGGCCGACAAGCGTTACACGACCGCCGCCGCCAAACTCTCCGCCGCACGCGCAAAATCCGCGGAAAAGCTCGACAAGGCGGTCAATACCGAACTGGCGCCCCTAAAACTCGAGCGCGCAACGTTCACCACCCAGATCGAATCCGACCGGGAGTCGCCGGGCCCACAGGGTTTTGACCGCATCGAATTCTGGGTCCAGACCAATCCCGGCACAAGGCCGGGGCCGCTGATGAAGGTCGCCTCCGGCGGCGAGCTGTCGCGGTTCTTGCTGGCGCTCAAGGTCGTGCTGTCGGATCGCGGTTCGGCGCCGACCTTGGTGTTCGACGAAATCGACACCGGCGTCGGTGGCGCGGTGGCGGATGCGATCGGTGCCCGGCTGTCGCGCCTGGCCTCCAAGGTGCAGGTGATGGCGGTAACGCACGCCCCGCAGGTCGCCGCAAGAGCCAACCAGCATCTGCTGATTTCCAAGGACGCGCTCGACAAGGGCAAGCGCGTCGCCACCCGTGTCAACGCGCTCGCCGCCGACCACCGCCGCGAGGAAATCGCCCGCATGCTGGCCGGCGCCGAAATCACAGCCGAAGCGCGGGCGGCGGCGGAACGGTTGCTGCGAGCGGCGACGGCGTGA